In Citrobacter sp. RHB25-C09, the following proteins share a genomic window:
- a CDS encoding CMD domain-containing protein, whose product MEQRRYSGKSHWYHETQSSTLPQDVLPLVPEAAHVNDRLLLDLALSEEDLLPYKSWLQPARQLADALFPAHVSLTRLHTFSAYERMSTALTVAQVSGVQRLCNHYAARLTPLPGPDSSRESNHRLAQITQYARQLAISPSVIDGRARQHLSDVGLSIWDVVLINQIVGFVGFQARVIAIFQASLGQAVRWLPGLDMQSYAGATPFQQPEASWHTALAPVETPYANAEQSACLLRVESNAKLRSLAPVLVHQPTILSLLARLMESGLSAQTASHEFANLLTSRINGSVSCFNEQALSLPEQTALVIPLRQHECEIERWERQQPSQRPLFQAINLLTRAPDRFSAAQFTPLQQQLGSVSQTINLLGWSGLCGWLNRLKIALGETY is encoded by the coding sequence ATGGAACAACGCCGATATAGCGGCAAAAGCCACTGGTATCATGAAACTCAGTCCAGTACCTTGCCACAGGATGTGCTGCCGTTAGTCCCTGAAGCCGCCCACGTTAACGATCGCTTGCTGCTGGATTTAGCACTCTCTGAAGAAGATCTCCTGCCATACAAAAGCTGGCTACAGCCCGCTCGCCAACTTGCCGATGCCCTATTCCCGGCTCATGTTTCGCTGACGCGCCTGCATACCTTCAGCGCGTATGAGCGCATGAGCACAGCGCTTACGGTGGCACAAGTATCTGGCGTTCAGCGGCTGTGTAACCATTACGCTGCCCGCCTGACGCCCCTGCCCGGCCCTGACTCCTCACGCGAGAGTAACCACCGACTGGCACAAATCACCCAGTATGCGCGCCAGCTTGCCATTTCCCCTTCCGTCATCGACGGTCGCGCCCGTCAGCATCTCAGTGACGTAGGGTTGTCCATCTGGGATGTAGTGTTAATTAACCAAATCGTGGGTTTTGTGGGGTTCCAGGCTCGCGTTATCGCTATTTTTCAGGCCAGCCTTGGGCAGGCGGTACGCTGGCTGCCTGGGCTGGATATGCAGTCTTATGCTGGTGCTACCCCGTTTCAACAGCCAGAAGCCTCCTGGCATACCGCACTCGCCCCGGTTGAAACGCCTTACGCCAATGCGGAGCAAAGTGCATGTCTTTTGCGCGTTGAATCAAACGCTAAGCTCAGGTCGCTGGCTCCCGTGTTGGTTCATCAGCCGACGATCCTGTCCTTACTCGCCAGGCTTATGGAAAGCGGCTTATCTGCACAAACCGCCAGTCATGAATTCGCCAACCTGTTGACCTCGCGGATTAATGGCAGCGTCAGTTGCTTTAACGAGCAGGCACTCAGCCTCCCTGAACAGACTGCCCTTGTCATACCTTTACGCCAGCATGAGTGCGAGATTGAACGGTGGGAGCGACAACAGCCCAGTCAACGCCCGCTCTTTCAGGCGATAAATTTACTCACCCGCGCACCAGATCGTTTTAGCGCCGCGCAGTTTACCCCGCTACAGCAACAGCTCGGATCCGTTTCCCAAACGATTAATCTGTTGGGCTGGAGTGGCCTGTGTGGCTGGCTGAATCGGCTAAAAATCGCACTGGGTGAGACATATTAG
- a CDS encoding DNA-binding transcriptional regulator YciT → MNSRQQSILQMVIDKGQVSVAELAKITGVSEVTIRQDLNTLEKQSYLRRAHGYAVSLDSEDVETRMMTNYTLKRQLAEFAASLVNPGESVFIENGSSNALLARTLAEQKDVTIITVSSYIAHLLKETQCEVILLGGIYQKKSESMVGPLTRQFIQQVHFSKAFIGIDGWQPETGFTGRDMMRSDVVNAVLEKGSEAIVLTDSSKFGAVHPYTLGPIARFSRVITDSKISDRDRIQMEKAGLTVNIVDAG, encoded by the coding sequence ATGAATTCCCGACAACAATCAATTTTGCAAATGGTGATTGATAAAGGCCAGGTCAGCGTGGCTGAACTGGCAAAAATCACCGGCGTTTCTGAAGTCACCATTCGACAGGATTTGAACACGCTTGAAAAACAGAGTTATCTGCGCCGGGCACACGGCTACGCCGTGTCTCTCGATAGCGAAGATGTTGAAACTCGGATGATGACGAACTACACCCTGAAGCGCCAGTTGGCTGAATTTGCGGCATCGCTGGTGAATCCTGGTGAATCGGTATTCATCGAAAACGGGAGTAGTAACGCGCTGCTGGCCCGGACACTTGCCGAACAAAAAGATGTCACCATTATTACCGTTAGCAGTTATATTGCGCACTTACTGAAAGAAACGCAGTGCGAAGTGATCCTGCTTGGCGGTATCTATCAGAAAAAAAGCGAAAGCATGGTCGGTCCCCTTACCCGCCAGTTTATTCAGCAGGTCCATTTCAGTAAGGCATTTATCGGCATTGACGGTTGGCAGCCTGAAACAGGGTTTACCGGCCGCGATATGATGCGTTCCGATGTGGTCAATGCGGTACTCGAAAAAGGTTCAGAGGCCATCGTGCTCACAGATAGCTCGAAGTTTGGCGCCGTTCATCCCTACACGCTGGGTCCTATCGCGCGTTTCAGCCGCGTTATTACCGATAGCAAAATCAGCGACCGCGATAGAATTCAGATGGAAAAAGCCGGCCTGACGGTAAATATCGTCGACGCTGGGTAA
- the lapB gene encoding lipopolysaccharide assembly protein LapB, with protein sequence MLELLFLLLPVAAAYGWYMGRRSAQQTKQDEANRLSRDYVAGVNFLLSNQQDKAVDLFLDMLKEDTGTVEAHLTLGNLFRSRGEVDRAIRIHQTLMESASLTYEQRLLAVQQLGRDYMAAGLYDRAEDMFNQLTDETDFRIGALQQLLQIYQATSDWQKAIDVAERLVKLGKDKQRIEIAHFYCELALQQIGNEDMDKAMALLRKGAAADKNSARVSIMMGRIWMEKNDYAKAVESLQRVISQDKELVSETLEMLQTCYQQLGKNDEWAEFLRRAVEENTGAAAELMLADILEAREGHDTAQIYITRQLQRHPTMRVFHKLMDYHLNEAEEGRAKESLMVLRDMVGEQVRSKPRYRCGKCGFTAYTMYWHCPSCRAWSTIKPIRGLDGL encoded by the coding sequence CTGCTATTGCCTGTTGCTGCCGCCTATGGCTGGTATATGGGACGCAGAAGTGCGCAACAAACAAAGCAGGATGAAGCTAACCGACTCTCGCGTGATTATGTCGCTGGGGTTAACTTCCTGCTGAGTAACCAACAGGATAAAGCGGTAGATCTGTTCCTCGACATGTTAAAAGAGGATACCGGTACCGTTGAGGCTCACCTGACTCTCGGAAATCTGTTCCGTTCTCGTGGCGAAGTCGATCGCGCCATCCGCATCCACCAGACCCTTATGGAAAGTGCGTCGCTGACTTATGAGCAGCGCCTGCTGGCGGTACAACAACTCGGTCGCGACTACATGGCCGCCGGGTTATATGACCGCGCAGAGGACATGTTCAACCAGTTGACCGATGAAACGGATTTTCGTATCGGCGCATTACAACAGCTCCTGCAAATTTATCAGGCCACCAGCGACTGGCAGAAGGCGATTGATGTCGCAGAACGCCTGGTCAAGCTGGGTAAAGATAAACAGCGTATCGAAATTGCCCATTTCTACTGTGAGCTGGCCTTACAGCAAATAGGCAATGAGGATATGGACAAAGCAATGGCGCTACTGAGAAAGGGCGCTGCTGCTGATAAAAACAGCGCCAGAGTGTCCATCATGATGGGCCGCATCTGGATGGAAAAAAACGACTATGCCAAAGCGGTCGAAAGTCTTCAACGGGTGATTTCGCAGGATAAAGAACTGGTCAGCGAAACGCTGGAAATGCTGCAAACCTGTTACCAGCAGTTGGGTAAAAACGATGAGTGGGCAGAATTTCTGCGCCGGGCCGTGGAAGAGAACACTGGCGCTGCCGCTGAATTAATGCTGGCGGATATACTTGAAGCGCGCGAAGGCCATGATACGGCGCAAATCTACATTACCCGCCAACTACAGCGCCATCCGACCATGCGCGTTTTTCATAAGCTGATGGACTATCACCTTAACGAAGCAGAAGAAGGGCGGGCAAAAGAGAGCCTGATGGTGCTGCGTGACATGGTGGGTGAGCAGGTCCGCAGCAAGCCTCGTTATCGCTGTGGTAAATGCGGATTCACCGCCTATACCATGTACTGGCATTGTCCTTCCTGCCGGGCCTGGTCAACCATCAAGCCAATTCGCGGACTTGATGGGTTGTAA
- the osmB gene encoding osmotically-inducible lipoprotein OsmB, translating to MFVTSKKMTAAVLAIALAMSLSACSNMSKRDRNTAIGAGAGAVGGAVLTDGSALGTLGGAAVGGIIGHQVGK from the coding sequence ATGTTTGTAACGAGCAAAAAAATGACCGCTGCGGTGCTGGCAATTGCGCTGGCGATGTCTCTGAGCGCCTGCTCTAACATGTCCAAACGTGACCGTAACACCGCGATTGGTGCCGGTGCGGGTGCTGTAGGTGGTGCTGTCTTAACAGACGGTAGCGCGCTGGGTACGCTGGGTGGCGCCGCTGTGGGTGGTATTATCGGCCATCAGGTTGGTAAATAA
- the pyrF gene encoding orotidine-5'-phosphate decarboxylase: MTITASSSSRAVTDSPVVVALDYNNRDKALAFVDRIDPRDCRLKVGKEMFTLFGPQLVRDLQQRGFDIFLDLKFHDIPNTTAHAVAAAADLGVWMVNVHASGGARMMTAAREALLPFGNDAPLLIAVTVLTSMEASDLADIGVTLSPAEHAERLAALTQKCGLDGVVCSAHEAVRFKQVFGQPFKLVTPGIRPQGSDAGDQRRIMTPEQAQAAGVDFMVIGRPVTQSDAPAETLKAINASLKQRA; this comes from the coding sequence ATGACGATTACTGCTTCATCTTCTTCCCGCGCGGTTACCGATTCTCCCGTCGTTGTTGCTCTCGATTATAATAATCGCGATAAAGCGTTAGCATTCGTTGACCGCATCGATCCGCGCGACTGCCGGCTGAAAGTCGGTAAAGAGATGTTTACTCTGTTTGGGCCTCAGTTGGTTCGCGATCTCCAACAGCGGGGTTTTGATATCTTTCTCGACCTCAAGTTTCATGATATCCCGAACACTACGGCGCATGCGGTTGCGGCGGCTGCAGATCTTGGCGTCTGGATGGTTAACGTCCACGCGTCCGGTGGGGCACGAATGATGACCGCCGCACGTGAGGCGCTGCTTCCCTTCGGTAATGATGCGCCGTTGCTGATTGCCGTCACCGTTTTAACCAGCATGGAGGCCAGCGATCTGGCGGACATCGGCGTGACGTTGTCACCGGCAGAGCATGCGGAACGTCTGGCTGCCCTGACGCAAAAATGCGGTCTTGATGGTGTGGTCTGTTCTGCTCATGAAGCGGTACGTTTTAAACAGGTCTTTGGTCAGCCGTTTAAACTGGTTACGCCAGGTATTCGACCACAGGGCAGTGATGCGGGCGATCAGCGCCGTATTATGACGCCTGAACAGGCACAGGCGGCCGGTGTGGACTTTATGGTTATCGGGCGTCCCGTTACGCAATCAGATGCGCCAGCGGAGACGCTGAAGGCGATCAACGCCTCACTCAAACAGAGGGCATGA
- a CDS encoding exoribonuclease II, with product MFQDNPLLAQLKQQLHSQTPRAEGVVKGTEKGFGFLEVDSQKSYFIPPPQMKKVMHGDRVIAVIHTDKDRETAEPEELVEPFLTRFVGKIQGKNDRLSIVPDHPLLKDAIPCRAARGVEHEFKEGDWAVAEMRRHPLKGDRTFYAELTQFITFADDHFVPWWVTLARHNLEKEAPEGIATEMLDEGLQRQDLTALNFVTIDSASTEDMDDALYAEELADGKLQLTVAIADPTAWIAEGSKLDNAAKVRAFTNYLPGFNIPMLPRELSDDLCSLRPNEERPVLACRMTITADGTIEDEITFFAATIESKAKLAYDNVSDWLENTGSWQPESEEIAHQIRLLHRICLSRGEWRHHHALVFKDRPDYRFILGEKGEVLDIVAEPRRTANRIVEEAMIAANICAARVLRDKLGFGIYNVHLGFDPANADALAALLQSHGMHVNAEEVLTLEGFCKLRRELDAQPSGFLDSRIRRFQSFAEISIDPGPHFGLGLEAYATWTSPIRKYGDMINHRLLKAVIKGESVSRPQDDITQQMTDRRRLNRMAERDVGDWLYARFLKGNVGTDTRFAAEIVDISRGGMRVRLVDNGAVAFIPAPFLNAVRDELVCSQENGTVQIKGETVYKVTDVIDVTIAEVRMETRSIIARPIV from the coding sequence ATGTTTCAGGACAACCCGCTGCTAGCGCAGCTAAAACAGCAATTACATTCCCAGACGCCGCGAGCTGAAGGGGTAGTTAAAGGCACTGAAAAAGGTTTTGGCTTCCTGGAAGTCGACTCGCAAAAAAGTTATTTCATCCCGCCGCCGCAGATGAAAAAAGTAATGCATGGTGACCGTGTTATTGCCGTGATCCATACTGACAAAGATCGTGAGACTGCCGAACCAGAAGAACTGGTTGAGCCATTCCTGACCCGTTTCGTGGGTAAAATCCAGGGCAAGAACGATCGTCTGTCCATCGTGCCGGATCATCCGCTGCTGAAAGATGCTATCCCTTGCCGCGCTGCGCGCGGTGTGGAACATGAATTTAAAGAAGGTGACTGGGCTGTCGCAGAAATGCGCCGTCATCCTCTGAAAGGCGACCGCACGTTCTATGCTGAATTAACCCAATTTATTACCTTCGCCGACGATCATTTCGTGCCGTGGTGGGTAACCCTGGCGCGCCACAATCTTGAAAAAGAAGCGCCTGAAGGCATTGCGACTGAGATGCTGGATGAAGGTCTGCAACGTCAGGATCTAACCGCACTGAATTTTGTCACCATTGACAGCGCCAGTACGGAAGATATGGACGATGCGCTGTACGCTGAAGAGCTGGCCGACGGCAAACTGCAACTGACCGTCGCCATTGCTGACCCGACAGCCTGGATCGCTGAAGGCAGCAAGCTGGATAACGCTGCTAAAGTGCGCGCATTTACCAACTATCTGCCAGGCTTCAACATTCCGATGCTCCCACGAGAGCTCTCTGACGATCTCTGCTCACTGCGCCCCAATGAAGAGCGTCCGGTGCTCGCCTGCCGCATGACCATCACCGCCGATGGTACTATCGAGGATGAGATTACCTTCTTCGCGGCAACCATCGAGTCAAAAGCGAAGCTGGCCTATGACAACGTCTCCGACTGGCTGGAAAATACCGGTAGCTGGCAGCCAGAAAGCGAAGAGATCGCTCATCAAATCCGCTTGCTGCATCGCATCTGCCTGAGCCGTGGCGAATGGCGTCACCATCATGCGCTGGTCTTTAAGGATCGTCCCGACTACCGCTTTATTCTCGGTGAGAAAGGCGAAGTGCTGGATATCGTGGCTGAGCCGCGTCGTACCGCCAACCGCATTGTCGAAGAAGCGATGATTGCCGCTAATATCTGCGCTGCCCGCGTCCTGCGTGACAAGCTCGGGTTTGGTATTTACAACGTGCATCTCGGGTTTGACCCGGCGAATGCCGACGCGCTGGCAGCGCTGTTGCAATCCCACGGTATGCATGTGAACGCCGAAGAGGTGTTAACGCTGGAAGGCTTCTGCAAGCTGCGCCGTGAACTGGATGCACAACCGTCCGGCTTCCTCGATAGCCGTATTCGCCGCTTCCAGTCCTTTGCTGAAATCAGTATCGATCCCGGCCCGCACTTTGGTTTGGGCCTGGAAGCCTACGCCACCTGGACCTCACCTATTCGTAAATACGGCGATATGATTAACCATCGCCTGTTGAAAGCGGTGATTAAAGGTGAAAGCGTCAGCCGTCCGCAGGATGATATCACTCAGCAGATGACCGATCGTCGCCGCCTGAACCGTATGGCAGAACGTGACGTCGGTGACTGGCTGTATGCCCGTTTCCTGAAGGGCAACGTCGGGACCGATACGCGCTTTGCGGCAGAGATCGTTGATATCAGCCGTGGCGGTATGCGTGTCCGTCTGGTCGATAACGGTGCGGTAGCGTTTATTCCGGCGCCGTTCCTGAATGCCGTTCGCGACGAACTGGTTTGCAGCCAGGAAAACGGTACTGTACAGATCAAAGGTGAAACGGTTTACAAAGTGACGGATGTTATTGATGTCACCATCGCCGAAGTGCGGATGGAAACCCGAAGCATCATCGCCCGCCCGATTGTCTGA
- the pdeR gene encoding cyclic di-GMP phosphodiesterase has product MKDFQESATLYSFLGTHTPYWHLSNESDVLHLAVNESTHDAEAIALSPEQAQRIRDMTVITSSLMMTLPFENSDIPVHLVGRKISKHQWAGSASAWHDTPSVARDLVKGLSFAEQVVSEANSVIVILDSQGNIQRFNRLCEEYTGLKEQEVIGQSVFKLFMSRREAVASHRNMSGFFRNGNSWEVERWVKTLKGQRLFLFRNKFVHSGSGKNEIYLICSGTDITEERRAQERLRVLASTDTITGLPNRNAILELINQAVSHSDDSQVGIVYLDLDNFKKVNDAYGHMFGDQLLQAVSLALLSCLEENQLLARLGGDEFIVLASHTSQSSLEAVASRILTRLRQPFRIGLLEIYTSCSLGIALAPQHGSTSEDLIRNADTAMYTAKEGGRGQFCVFSPEMNERVFEYLWLDTNLRKALDNDQLVIHYQPKITWRGEVRSLEALVRWQSPERGLIPPNDFISYAEESGLIVPLGRWVIIDVVRQVAKWRNKGINLRVAVNISARQLADQTLFTDLKQVLQELNFEYCPIDVELTESCLIENESLALSVIQQFSKLGAQVHLDDFGTGYSSLSQLARFPIDAIKLDQAFVRDIHKQSVSQSMVRAIVAVAQALNLQVIAEGVESRKEDAFLTKNGVNERQGFLFAKPMPAAVFERWYKRYLNNKMR; this is encoded by the coding sequence ATGAAAGATTTCCAGGAGTCCGCTACGTTGTATAGCTTTTTGGGTACTCACACCCCTTACTGGCACTTATCGAATGAGTCTGACGTTCTTCATTTGGCGGTCAACGAATCCACTCATGACGCAGAAGCGATTGCGTTATCGCCTGAACAAGCTCAGCGCATCCGTGATATGACGGTTATTACCTCAAGCCTGATGATGACATTGCCATTTGAGAACAGCGATATTCCTGTGCATCTGGTTGGCCGCAAAATAAGCAAGCACCAATGGGCAGGGAGCGCTTCAGCCTGGCACGACACCCCTTCTGTCGCCCGCGATCTGGTAAAGGGCCTGTCATTTGCCGAACAGGTCGTTTCCGAGGCTAATTCAGTTATCGTCATTCTTGATAGCCAGGGCAATATTCAGCGCTTCAACCGTCTTTGTGAAGAATATACCGGGCTCAAAGAACAGGAAGTGATTGGGCAAAGCGTATTCAAGCTCTTTATGAGTCGTCGTGAAGCCGTCGCTTCTCATCGCAACATGAGTGGTTTTTTCCGCAATGGCAACTCCTGGGAAGTGGAGCGCTGGGTCAAGACACTAAAGGGGCAAAGACTGTTTTTGTTCCGCAATAAATTCGTTCACAGCGGCAGCGGTAAGAACGAAATCTATCTTATCTGTTCAGGAACCGACATCACCGAAGAACGTCGCGCACAGGAGCGTTTGCGCGTGCTGGCAAGTACCGACACGATTACCGGTTTACCTAACCGGAATGCCATCCTGGAGCTGATTAACCAAGCTGTTTCGCATTCGGATGACAGTCAGGTCGGAATTGTCTATCTCGATCTCGATAATTTCAAAAAGGTCAATGACGCCTATGGTCATATGTTTGGTGACCAGCTTTTGCAGGCAGTGTCACTAGCGCTGTTGAGCTGCCTGGAAGAAAATCAGCTGCTGGCGCGACTCGGCGGTGATGAATTCATAGTGCTGGCCAGCCATACGTCACAGAGTTCACTGGAGGCGGTGGCCTCACGGATATTAACCCGGTTGCGCCAGCCTTTTCGCATCGGTCTGCTTGAGATTTATACCAGCTGTTCGCTGGGCATCGCGCTGGCGCCTCAACATGGCAGCACCAGCGAGGATTTGATCCGTAACGCCGATACCGCGATGTATACCGCAAAGGAAGGCGGACGTGGACAGTTTTGCGTGTTCTCGCCTGAAATGAATGAGCGCGTATTCGAGTATCTCTGGTTGGATACCAACTTACGTAAAGCGCTCGACAACGATCAGCTCGTGATTCACTATCAACCCAAGATCACATGGCGCGGCGAGGTTAGAAGTCTGGAGGCACTGGTTCGCTGGCAGTCTCCTGAACGCGGTCTTATTCCGCCAAACGATTTTATCTCCTATGCGGAAGAATCCGGGTTAATCGTACCGCTTGGGCGTTGGGTCATCATCGACGTGGTTCGCCAGGTGGCGAAATGGCGGAATAAAGGAATAAATCTTCGGGTAGCGGTGAATATCTCAGCCCGTCAGCTTGCTGACCAGACACTTTTTACCGATCTGAAGCAGGTGCTGCAGGAACTCAATTTTGAATATTGCCCTATTGATGTTGAGCTAACAGAAAGTTGTCTGATCGAGAATGAATCCCTCGCTCTTTCCGTGATCCAGCAGTTCAGTAAATTAGGCGCCCAGGTGCATCTCGACGATTTTGGCACGGGCTATTCCTCTTTATCCCAGTTGGCGCGCTTCCCGATTGATGCGATAAAACTCGATCAGGCCTTCGTCAGGGACATACATAAGCAGTCTGTTTCGCAATCTATGGTGCGCGCCATTGTCGCCGTCGCACAGGCGCTCAATCTCCAGGTCATTGCGGAAGGTGTCGAAAGTCGCAAAGAGGATGCGTTTCTCACTAAAAATGGCGTCAATGAAAGACAAGGATTTCTGTTTGCCAAACCGATGCCTGCCGCCGTGTTTGAGCGCTGGTATAAGCGATATCTGAACAACAAAATGCGTTAA
- the yciH gene encoding stress response translation initiation inhibitor YciH — protein MNDSNSRLVYSTDTGRIDEPKAVAERPKGDGIVRIQRQTSGRKGKGVCLITGVDLNDAELTKLAAELKKKCGCGGAVKDGIIEIQGDKRDLIKSLLEAKGMKVKLAGG, from the coding sequence ATGAACGATTCAAACAGTCGCCTGGTCTATTCCACCGATACCGGGCGAATAGATGAACCGAAAGCGGTTGCTGAACGCCCAAAAGGCGACGGTATTGTGCGAATTCAGCGCCAGACCAGCGGAAGAAAAGGTAAGGGCGTTTGCCTGATCACCGGGGTGGACCTGAATGATGCTGAGTTAACAAAGCTCGCCGCAGAATTAAAGAAAAAATGCGGTTGTGGCGGAGCGGTTAAAGACGGAATTATTGAAATCCAGGGCGATAAGCGAGATTTAATTAAATCTTTGCTTGAAGCGAAAGGAATGAAAGTAAAACTCGCTGGCGGATAA